AGGTTCGAACAAGAAGCCTCATTTGGCGTAATCACATCAACCTCATCCTCAGTTTGGATTCCACCACCAGTGTCCCTTTCCTCAGTTAATGGCTCTGTTGGACAACTAGTTACTGGTGCATTAGAAGAGATTAAAGTTTGGGATATAAAAACTGGAGAATTATGTCGAGTTTTCAAGGATGATGGTGCCCCAATTGGAAGCATTGATTCCAAGTCTTCCAAGCCTGCACAAACGACATCGATTGCTTACCATCCAGACTCTAAATTAGTAGCCTGTGGATATAGTGATGGTATGATCCAAGTTTGGGATTGGTTATCTAAAAgtgttttaattaaatttagtGGCCATAAAACTGCgatttctattttaaaatttgacGAAACTGGCACTAGATTGTATTCTGGATCCCATGActcaaatattattgtttgggATTTGGTAGGGGAAGTTGGGTTGTATAAACTAAGATCGCATAAAGATTGCATTACTGGGCTGTATTTGGATCCGAGAAACGAAAATTGGTTAATAAGTACAAGTAAGGATGGATTAATTAAAGTTTGGGATTTGAAAAGTCAACAGTGCGTTGAAACACACATGGCACATACCACTGAATGCTGGTCCTTGAGCGTTAATTTAGAATTGGGGCTTGCCGTTACGGGATCCACTGACTCCTCATTAAAAATCTGGAGTTTAGATTTGGAAACTGGAAAGGAAggattgaaaataaaggaagaatttgttttagaaaaacaaaGTAAACAACGTGCCATTGATATTGATTTTACCACAAATGCAGATGGTGTAAAATTTTTCTATGTATTGAACTCTGATAAAacaattgaaatttttagGATTAGGCCTCAAgatgaaataaataaagcgttgaaaaaaagggaGAAGAGGTTAAGAGAAAAAGGTTTAGATGAGGAGGAGATTCAAGTTTCCATTCAAAGCTCCAGAAAAAGCATGTTAATCcattcattttttgttgttaggTCCAGTATGAAGTTAAAGTCGTGCAACTGGGCACTTATCAGCTCATCAAAGTTAGATTTAGCGGTTACAACTGCAAACAATACCATTGAATATTACTCAGTTTTATATCAACGGAAAGATGTTAAAGTTCAAACATCCTCTCCTAAGATATATACAGTTGATTTGCCCGGCCATAGAACAGATATTCGTTGTATGAGTGTAAGCAACGATGGAAAAATTTTATGTACTTGTTCTAATGGGTTggttaaaattttcaatacCAAAACGCATCGTTGCCTACGTACTTTTGAATGTGGTTATGCATTATGTTGTAAAATTCTACCTGGTGGGGTATTGGCCATTGTGGGCACAAGGAACGGTGAATTGcaattatttgatttggCTAGTTCCACCATGCTGGTTAATTTAGAAAACGCGCATGAGGGTGCGATCTGGTCGTTGGATATCACTAGTGATGGCAGTAAACTAGTTACTGGTTCAGCagataaaaaagttaaattttggaaatttGAAATCGAAGAAAAACTTGTGGAAGGAAGCACCAACAAATACGTACCACAAATGAGTTTATCTCATGAAACAACTTTAGAGATGACTGATGATATTTTGTGTGTTAAACTGTCCGTGGAGGATAAGTACCTAGCGGTTTCTTTGCTAGACAATACTGTGAAAGTTTTCTATTTTGACACTATGAAGTTCTACTTGAGTTTATATGGTCACAAGTTACCTGTATTAAGTATTGATATTTCAGATGATTCTAAAATGATTGTTACATCATCTGCAGATAAGAATATTAAGATTTGGGGGCTTGATTTTGGTGACTGTCATAAATCTTTGTTTGCTCATCAAGATTCCATTATGTGTGTTAGATATTTACCCAATAGTCACAATTTTTTCAGTTGTAGTAAAGATGGTGATATTAAATACTGGGATGGTGATAAGTTTGAAATGATCCAGAAATTAAGCGCACATCAAAGTGAAGTTTGGTATTTGGCCGTTCAACCGGATGGCTCTAAATTGTATTCGTGTTCACATGATCATAGTATAAGGATTTGGGCTGAAACAGATGACCAAGTTTTCCTTGAGGAAGAAAGGGGGAGAGAAATGGACGAACTTTATGAAGAAAACTTATTAAACTCGTTGGAAGctgatgaaaataatttgattAAACCCACTGAAGAGGATGAACAAGAGGATATCGAAATCTCAGAAGTCCATAAACAAACATTAGAATCGTTAAAAGCTGGTGAAAAGTTGATGGAAAGTTTGGATTTGGGAGTAACAGAAATAGAAGCTTGGGAAAAGTACGAGGTAACAAGGAAAAATTGggaaaagcaaaaaaatggGGATAGCATTAGCACTGTATCCGAGCCAGTCAAACCGCGGCCTAATGCCATATTGGTAGCTTTGAATAAGACACCTCAGGACTATATTCTAGACACATTGGTAAGAATCAAACCGTCGCAATTGGAAGATGCTTTATTAGTTTTACCCTTTTCgtatgttttaaaatttttaaaatttattgacTATTATATCAGCAATAGTTATAATAGTAACGATAAGAGACTGTTGGTACAATATTTAGGTTTACTTTgcaaaaatttattttttgttattaaatgCAATTATAAAGAATTAATTTCACAGAAAAACCCGGCATTGAAGTTGCAAATCACTAGGGTTAAGGATAATTTAAGAAAGGCTTTGAAGCAAAATGTTGATGATTTAGGCTTTGATCTACAAGGGTTAAGAATAATGAAGCAAGAGTGGGATTTGAAACATAATTTAGAATTTGTTGATGAATATGAACAGAGAGAAAACGAATTGAAAACATCTAAAAAGagaatttttgaaaatatagtttagagttttattttatttttctttttctttatcttttaaataattttataagaCCATGTGTGTAATAGATATAAAtagataataattatcaccacttttcttttgtgCCTTAAAatgatatataaaaattgataataattatcaccatttttcttttgcgccttaaaataatatataaaaattaaaggggagggaaataaaaaataattaagtAAATAGTCTAtacatataaaattaaataaataaataaatgggagaaaaataagagagggagaaaaaaaaaaaaaaaagtaatatgCAACATTGCAGACGTCTTAAGCCCATTTACCCAATAAAGCCATAAGACCTGTACCCCAACACATGATGAAGAATGCTAACAACATTTTTCTCAAACCATTTTTGCCCTTGAATTGATCGGAATACAAAAACTCATGAGCCATCAATTCGACCAAACCAGTGTAAATCAAAATACCTGAAGAAATAGCGTCAAAACAACCATTAGAAATCAAAGCCTTTCTTGAGTTTGGAGCAAAAGAATGACGAACACCGATACCAATACCAATAGCAATTGGGGTAGTAAGAGTAAAACCTAAAGCCAACAACCATGGAGTAAACCTTCTGCTATGTGGCCACTCAGCTTCAGCAATTCTAGTACCCAAACCTAAACCTTCAAACATTTGGTGGAAAACCAAAACAATGAATAAAGTAATGAACTCATCACCGGCGACAGCCAAAGATAACCCGATAAAGACAGAGTGAAACAAAATACCGAAttctaaaacaaaaatagcaaaaaatTTGGCTGCAAAATCTTCCTCCTCAGTTGTGGTAGTGGTTCCGTTCCCGCCCTTTGCATTTTCAATATCATCTGGATAACTGGTCTTACTGTCGTTGTCATTGAAAGAAGTTGATTTTTCAACATTTTGAACTTGATAATGAACATCTTTGTTATCTAAACCCGAGTCTTCAGGAACTTCAGGTTCCTCTTCAATGTCTTCTTGATGGATATGTGCCATGTGAGAATCGTCTTTAGTTCCAAGGTTACCGAAATGGGAATGACCAGAAGCGTTACCAAAAGATTTTTCAATGTAATGGTGAGCAATAATTtcagttaaaaataaagtgaATAAAGACATCAAACAAATACCAAAAGCCCATGGATATTGAACAAAAGTACCACCTAAACATTCAGTGTTCAAGGCATCGTATGCTGGTTGTAATAAATGGATAAACCCAGTAGCAACAATAACACCAGAACCGAAAAATTTAGCAATGAAGAAGCACCAGTCTGGTAATCTGATAAAGGAATATCTAGAAGATAAGATTGGGAAAAAGGAACCAATAGcagaagaaattaaaatgataaaaagaGCTAAAACTCTCAAGTTATCACGACCATCATAATCATTGTCAGGTACACAGccatcatcgtcatcacGCTTTTCTAAAATTGCGGCAGTAGCGTTGGTGAAAACAGTATCTAATAGTTCGTAGTTCATTGTATATTTAGTTCTCTACTAGGATGCTTGTTTGAGTgtggtatatatatttatatttatatctattatataattattagagaagacaaaaaaaattttttctaaaaaaaaaaaaataagttgatataatttataaaaatatagctatatatatatatatatatgtagttAATTCtgatcttttaattttgaaagtAAAAGTGATGTAGAAATAGATATAAATTGCATGAAGGGAGTGGGGCTAGCTATAACATAGCAGAAGTGAAAAAAGCTTCAGTTTTTATTCCTTGACCGTCAGTAATACAACAGCAATGGCTCACACAGAGTGGTGAGAGATGATGTTtggaaaagggaaaaaaaggaaaaaagaaaagagaattTATTACAAGTGAGTTAAATCACAGTGTGAGTTTTCTTTGGAAATATTCTGGCTGTTACAATTTGAGGGTCGATGGATGGTGACCCTTTAGGTACTTTATGACTAAAATTAaactaaattaaattaactACGTGATTTGTTTATAACCTCTCGGGCACTTTGTCTATTGTTTTTagtcttttttaattaattacaaacaatagaaaaaaaaaagacaagaaaaagaaattaaacgaagaaaaaagaaattaaaagaaaaaaagaaattaaaatacaaagTACGTGACCTCAAAGGTTATGCGTGGCCAATggcatcatcattattattattattatggttTATTTTCTGCAGCTTACTTTTCCTCTTTAAGCCTTTAAGTAAAAGATATACAAAATCTCAATCTCTCTTCATAGGTACAATCTTTTGCCGTTTaaacgtttctttttttctattttcacttctttttttaaaataaactgTTATATATtgctactaataatatcataCTCAATTAAATACTGGCGGTTTCAATTCgcttaaataattaaacaCTACatctttattgttattcCCAACTCCCTCACCATTGTTTTCTGcacatttttgtttatttaaaaaatccttttctattttcattGTAATTCTATGGTTATCACGctcaatattttctttaacaGGACTATTGCCACTATTCCCACCGCTATTACTTGCACCAATACTAATATTACCATTAATAGAACCTGTTGTTGAATAAATACCATTCCCATTAGTCATCCTCTTCCTAGGTCTGCCTCTTTTTCTAGGACTCTTGGTAACCATTTTATTTACGTCGCTAATCCCACCACTACCATTCGGCTTATGATTACCTTCACTGTTATCAACAGCGGTCGCAGAACATATCTTCCTGGCTTTATGAACCAATAGCGCATCCTCTCTATTGAATGACTTGCCACAGGGGCAGACATGTATCTTGTCATTATGTGATTTTTTATGTCTAGCCAGATCATGATTCCTGACAAATGCCTTAGTACAACCAGGGAAATCACACTTGTGTGGCCTATCAGATAAGTGGGTCTGGATGTGCGACCTTATGTTGTATCTACGTGCAAAATGCTTACCACAGTTGTtatataaacataaaaatgTCTTATCTGGTAGTTCATAGACATACTGATCTATGGTACCAGGTGGCAGTGTAGTTTGCTTACGACACCTTCTAGGACTACTCGAATTGCTATTGGATGGTGATAGTTGTGGCGATAATGCTGAATTGAGGTCGTAATGTGTTCCCTTTGGTGGTGATAACATCACCAATAAAGAGGCCTGTTTACCCTCAAATTTCTCTTGTGATTTTAATATCGGCGATGGTGTTTTGGCTTGATTAAACCTACTTTCTGGTCCTGCCGTTAAATGGTATTGCTTTgccttattatttttatcattagtttcgttattattagaagcAGTAGTAATTGTTGTGGTGGTTGAACTTAGAGTGGATAAGCTACTACTACGCTGTGTATTCGGTGTCATGTCAGAAGGCGGTTGCAATACCAGCCTATTTATTAGTTCAAGACCATTGCTGTTGCCACTACTAGGCACATCACCAATATTCTTATATACATTAGTGTCAGGAGTAGATGCTATTTTAGTTAATTGTTCCCTCGGTTGCATATAACGTAATCCCAACCCAACAACGTTATTAACAGCATTAGCAGCAGAATGTGGCCTAAAATCCTGTTGCTGGTGTTGGCACTGCTGTTTAGAATCGTGTGGTACCATTACAGGTTTTGGTGATATAGATGATATACAACTGATAGTGGTGACTGACTTACCAGGTTCATCATTAACATTTCTTTTAGCAAATCTTGAAACTGAGCCCAAATCTGGCGAATCGTTATTTTTCGTTATGTTTTCAATAGATACATTGAATATAGGCAATGGActttgtaaaatatttctattttgaTATGATTTTGTCTGTTGTGGGTTATTACAATTGGTATTCCTGTTAGCAATTCTAccatcattattactactactgtcggtattatgattattgttatttgaaTTGTTAATAGCAGAACTTGAGGCAGCAGTTATAGTGGAAGCACATGATGAAGCgcattttctattttttcttttattacttATTTCTCTACGCTCCTCTTCTTGCTGTCGTTGATAGTAATGCTGAACTCTGCCATAACTTTTCATAGGAGAGCCAGTAATCGAAGtgcctttattttttaaagttcTAGCAGCATGTTCATCCTCCTTGGTATCATAATTATAACTAATTTCTGATTTTATAGGGGAAATATCATTTCCCCCTTCATTCATATTAAGATTATTGGTCAAAGAATTAGTTACTGTAGGTTTATGGGAATTTTGGACCATACCTGTATAGTCACCCATACCCAAAACTTGATCATCACTGGTGTTATATTGTTGATTAGACACGGGCGATAACGGTGGAAACTTATATTTACCTTGAGGTGAATTAGAGGTAATATATACGTTTCCATCGGAACTTAATTGTTGTTTAATCGGCGAATTTTGTACTGAAGCTGACAAGTTATCTAATAGCTTTTCTTCGGGTATCTTTCTTTGTGGCGAgtatatttgttgttgtttttttaatgctTTTTGCAAAGACTCTTGCTTAATTTGGTTTTCTCTTAATTGCtcttctaattttttgtttaagattttttgttgttctaGAGCTAATTTTAAATCCTCCTGTTGTTTCATAAATTCAGAACTACAAAGTTCTGGGTTTTTAGTTAGCTTTGTATCGGAAACACTAGTGTTAGCTACCATATTTTCTTGAGTACTATTGTACTTGTATATTTTAGAAGTATTTACCGTTTCAAGTTCCTGTTGTGTTTTATTTGACAAATTTAACGTTTTGTCATGATTATAGAATCCAAAAATAGCGGTACCGCTCAAACCTCTTTTATGCTCTTGACTAGTGGTATTATCATTAGGTACTTTTTCATTGGCTTTAGTGCCCGCTGTCAAACCATTGTCGTCAAAATTCTTTAAACTACAagaattaatttcttgAATATTGTTAGAAATGCCACCAATACCTGGTccttgttgttgctgttgccCTAGAAAGTCTACCAAACCACTACTTAAATTGCTATGATTAAGTGTGTTGTTAATGTGATTGGTGGTGAATGACATAATATCGCCAGGTGATGGAATGGATAATATTTCCAAATCTTCCAGTTCAGCCATAATCTTTTCATCATTAGTAAAAGTATTCAATTCTGGGTTAAAAAATTCTAGATAGTCATCTGCTGGTAAAGGAACAGTAGTACCAGTGGTGCcgttaatttttgttggtGGAGAGTTAAAATCAAGGGTATTGTTAAtgttattcattttttgtagtattttttttcttcccctTTCAAAACTCAAAACTTAaaactcaaaaaaaaaaaaaaaaaaaaaaaaaaattagttggaaaaagagaaatgaTAAATGGGTAGCTAAATTTATGGATGAATTGTCCTTGCTATTGAATCTAGCTGTTAtaagatttatttatttgtttattataagatcaaacaaatataaatcgTTTACCTTTTAAAATGTCCTAGCGGTTGAACAAACtgcaactttttttttttatttttttttttcttgttttacTTTAGTTTGATATCGATGCTATCAGTTGACTCGAATTCTAGttgcaaataaaaaaaaaggttttgttattttctaGAGGTgaattgtaaaaaaatatattgtttCGAACCAATAAAGGTTTAAACTTCAAAAGAATGCTAGAAGTgcctttttctttgtttgtttatatatatatttaagaTAAAAAGTGAACTAAAAAcaatcttgtttttttttttttcctcttttcaGTACAAATTTACAGATATGTGcatcatctttattttctgtttACTTTTTTCCAGATCtggaaaattaaattttttttttttttttttttttttttttacgtCACATCAAATACACGTGCCATATGGACAAGTTCTAGTAAAAAGATCTaacattgttatttttaagttCACTTTAATGAGGATAGATCATCCATATTGTTGAGAGACAATTggtaattatatataacataTACTATTCTTTTATACACCCTCGAGGATTTGATCCACATTACTTATAGTGATTTGTAAATGTAACAGTGTCAGAAAATTTAGTACGGTAACGGAAATGTTATATTACTTCTTAACCTAGTGGCTTTAATCTCATGACAATTTATCTCCAATTGTTcggtaatatttttatccaGTTCATAGCAAGGAAACTTTATATCTGTGCCGGTACCATTAAAAGGCTcatttgttgttttgaTTATACTTCCAATGGATACATGAGGGATAGTATTTTCCgcaaaacttttatttatatagcTGGTATATCCAGATAATATATCTGAGATATCATTTTGAAGTGGCTTTAAGTACTTTATGCATATTTCATCCGTTACAgccaaacaaataaatatcttGGTATTGTCCTCATTAggtaaataaattaacttatttttaaactgGAGCTTAAATCCATTGCAATTAGTGTTATTAGTGTACttagttttaaaataactAAAGAAATCATCCATATACTTTtgattttcaaatattatattatggGTTAGAGATAAATGCAAAGGCAAGGGTGCGCCTAGATCGGAATAAGCCAGtgatttaatatttttgctGTATGGgttgttttcatttttaaaagttttatgcAAATCGGTGAGAAGATTATTAATGACGTTTCTTTGTTTCAAATTCAATCTTAAAttaatgaagaaaaatgaagaatAGTTACCCAgcattatattatttttggaaagaTATTTATCTATATTTGGtgttatataatatttatcttGTATTTTAGTTGATATAATGGGTTCTCCTGGCTTTGCTACTTTGTCCGGttctatttttgtttttgtacttgttctattattatattcttcttcttcttcttcttgtgAATAGttggtttttattaaattcatttatatttatattcgCAACGTActattttccttctttcttttaagATGGATAAAGGAATATATTAGAAATCATGAATAAcattaacaaataaaagttaaaataatatacatttttttttttactttggTTGTAATTGATAATTATTACCACActaaaaaagagaaatattttactagtcaattatatatttgtattatatGAAAATGGAAACCTCACCGCAACTAATCCGTAAGACCGAATGTACGTAcggacaaaaaaaaaagaaaaaagaataattcAAGTATTGTCACGTGTATTACTATTACCCAGCCAGCGGCCCCCCCCTACGTTTTCAGCCCCCATTTTCGTAGATACCATAaaacaactttttattttgccaATATAAATCACATATGCTTGCATGtgaaatatttacaatGTTGTGCATATAAccaatagtaaaaaaatttaaaaggtGAATAAAATCTATCTATtcccttttattttttttttcttttttctttccagaacaaattatatatataaggaACTTACAGTACTGCTATTTTAAACATTTCTTTAAAGTCTTCTTTCACtatttaaagataaaattaaaaaaaaaaaaataaaaaaaaagagaaagaaaataaacataacTTAGTACATTAAAATGTCCTTATCCATTTCTTCTCcttcaattgaaaaaaactCGAGAATCAAGGAACGTAGTAATTCTAGTGGCAGCAACCGTAGACCCTCAATTCCTCGTAGAAGATCTTCAAATAGATTAATAAGGACTATCAGTTTTGAAGATGAAAGCTTAGAAGATCAAgataaaaatgtaaaagaaaagtcaCAACAAGAGCAAGTAGAAAAACTTCCTAATAGCTCTAACTTATCTGCTACATCTTcaattactactactactaacaCCACTAACAACCATGAGGACAATGCTTTGAACGAACGCCAGgatccttcttcttcatcagcAGATGCATTATTAATTCCATTTGTCAACTCTTCGTTGGACCATACTTTACCTATTTCTTACTTCAAACAGgatataattaatattatcagtgctttgaaaatatcaaaatggAAACGTCATATTgatgatataaataacaatcaAAACAATTTAAAGGTACGTAGTATTACTGGTGCTATGACTAACTCTATTTTCAAAGTAACATACAAAGGTTTACCATCTCTTTTATTAAGAATCTATGGTCCCAATGCGGACAATATTATCGATAGAGAGTACGAATTAAAAGTGTTAGCCAGATTATCCATGCAGAATATTGGACCTCAATTATATGGTTGCTTTAACAACGGTAGAATTGAACAATTTTTAGAATCAACTACTTTAACTAGGGAACAAATCAGAGAATGGAAAACCTCTCAAAGAATAGCCAGAAGAATGAAAGAGTTgcattattatattaaattgaaTAAGTCCGAAATTGAAGGTGGGTCAATTTCATGGAAAAAGTTGGAAAATTGGGTTACTCAAATTGGCAAGTCTAAATGGAGCACCAATCCAGAAAATGTTAAATCCGTTTTCACAATGGTTGATAATTGGAATGATTTCACCAGAATCATCCAGAAATACAAAAAGTATTTAGTTGAAAACGATCCATTTTACAATAAACTATGTTTTTGCCATAATGATGCACAGTATggtaatttattatttacttcGCCAATTATACAACCTGGTGATACAATTACACCTGTCACGTCTTCCGGTTCTTTGCTAACGTCTACATCTTCTAGTACGTCTTTATTTCCAACATCAAGTAATATCAATGTGGaggatattattaatccTCCCTTGGCTGAAAGAACCCAAGATTCCAAGTTGGTGGTTATTGATTTTGAGTATGGTGGTGCAAACCCACCAACGTACGATTTAGCTAATCATTTATCTGAATGGATGCATAATTACCATTGTAAAGATTCTTGGGAGGCTAGCCCTGAAAAATATCCCAATAAAGATCaagttttgaattttttgtattctTATGTCAGTGATCGTAAATATACTGGTGGTGTAGGTAGTGAATATTTCGATGAAGCTTTTAATAAGAAGGTGATCGAGTTATACAATTCTATAATAAGATGGAGACCATGTGTCCAGTTATTTTGGGCGTTGTGGGCAGTTATTCAATCGAATGAATTGGCGTCATATGAGCagaaatttaataaaagtgaTACTAAAGCGAACCTTGTGGAAGAAGATGCACCTGGAGGTGAAAAGTATATTATTTCATACGAGGAAGATGACAGCGTCAGTAACGATGGGAAGGAGGGCACTCAGTCAAAGAATAGCAATGATGATAACAATGATGCTACTAGCATCAATTCCGTAAATTCTACTGATTCGACTGGGAACCATGAGGATTGCGGGGTCGACTTGGATTCTTTTGCTTCTATTAAGTATGCGAGATGTAAAATGGATATTTTTTGGGGGgatattattgatttagGAATTGTCGATGTTAATGACACCTCAAGTGGCTTATGTACGAAGGATACTTCTACAGTCAAACATTTGGATACTGTATTTTTGAGGAAAAGTACAGTATAATGCATATGCTTTGCGTTgagggaaaaagaaaaaaagaaaaagaaataaaaagaaatagaaataaaatggaaCAAAAACGTATGGTATGTATGTAGGAAGTGTTAGCACATGTAGatatttgttt
This Saccharomycodes ludwigii strain NBRC 1722 chromosome II, whole genome shotgun sequence DNA region includes the following protein-coding sequences:
- the ACE2 gene encoding DNA-binding transcription factor ACE2 (similar to Saccharomyces cerevisiae YLR131C | ACE2 | Activator of CUP1 Expression (paralog of YDR146C | SWI5)); the protein is MNNINNTLDFNSPPTKINGTTGTTVPLPADDYLEFFNPELNTFTNDEKIMAELEDLEILSIPSPGDIMSFTTNHINNTLNHSNLSSGLVDFLGQQQQQGPGIGGISNNIQEINSCSLKNFDDNGLTAGTKANEKVPNDNTTSQEHKRGLSGTAIFGFYNHDKTLNLSNKTQQELETVNTSKIYKYNSTQENMVANTSVSDTKLTKNPELCSSEFMKQQEDLKLALEQQKILNKKLEEQLRENQIKQESLQKALKKQQQIYSPQRKIPEEKLLDNLSASVQNSPIKQQLSSDGNVYITSNSPQGKYKFPPLSPVSNQQYNTSDDQVLGMGDYTGMVQNSHKPTVTNSLTNNLNMNEGGNDISPIKSEISYNYDTKEDEHAARTLKNKGTSITGSPMKSYGRVQHYYQRQQEEERREISNKRKNRKCASSCASTITAASSSAINNSNNNNHNTDSSSNNDGRIANRNTNCNNPQQTKSYQNRNILQSPLPIFNVSIENITKNNDSPDLGSVSRFAKRNVNDEPGKSVTTISCISSISPKPVMVPHDSKQQCQHQQQDFRPHSAANAVNNVVGLGLRYMQPREQLTKIASTPDTNVYKNIGDVPSSGNSNGLELINRLVLQPPSDMTPNTQRSSSLSTLSSTTTTITTASNNNETNDKNNKAKQYHLTAGPESRFNQAKTPSPILKSQEKFEGKQASLLVMLSPPKGTHYDLNSALSPQLSPSNSNSSSPRRCRKQTTLPPGTIDQYVYELPDKTFLCLYNNCGKHFARRYNIRSHIQTHLSDRPHKCDFPGCTKAFVRNHDLARHKKSHNDKIHVCPCGKSFNREDALLVHKARKICSATAVDNSEGNHKPNGSGGISDVNKMVTKSPRKRGRPRKRMTNGNGIYSTTGSINGNISIGASNSGGNSGNSPVKENIERDNHRITMKIEKDFLNKQKCAENNGEGVGNNNKDVVFNYLSELKPPVFN
- the DIP2 gene encoding snoRNA-binding rRNA-processing protein DIP2 (similar to Saccharomyces cerevisiae YLR129W | DIP2 | DOM34 Interacting Protein); amino-acid sequence: MVKSYQRFEQEASFGVITSTSSSVWIPPPVSLSSVNGSVGQLVTGALEEIKVWDIKTGELCRVFKDDGAPIGSIDSKSSKPAQTTSIAYHPDSKLVACGYSDGMIQVWDWLSKSVLIKFSGHKTAISILKFDETGTRLYSGSHDSNIIVWDLVGEVGLYKLRSHKDCITGLYLDPRNENWLISTSKDGLIKVWDLKSQQCVETHMAHTTECWSLSVNLELGLAVTGSTDSSLKIWSLDLETGKEGLKIKEEFVLEKQSKQRAIDIDFTTNADGVKFFYVLNSDKTIEIFRIRPQDEINKALKKREKRLREKGLDEEEIQVSIQSSRKSMLIHSFFVVRSSMKLKSCNWALISSSKLDLAVTTANNTIEYYSVLYQRKDVKVQTSSPKIYTVDLPGHRTDIRCMSVSNDGKILCTCSNGLVKIFNTKTHRCLRTFECGYALCCKILPGGVLAIVGTRNGELQLFDLASSTMLVNLENAHEGAIWSLDITSDGSKLVTGSADKKVKFWKFEIEEKLVEGSTNKYVPQMSLSHETTLEMTDDILCVKLSVEDKYLAVSLLDNTVKVFYFDTMKFYLSLYGHKLPVLSIDISDDSKMIVTSSADKNIKIWGLDFGDCHKSLFAHQDSIMCVRYLPNSHNFFSCSKDGDIKYWDGDKFEMIQKLSAHQSEVWYLAVQPDGSKLYSCSHDHSIRIWAETDDQVFLEEERGREMDELYEENLLNSLEADENNLIKPTEEDEQEDIEISEVHKQTLESLKAGEKLMESLDLGVTEIEAWEKYEVTRKNWEKQKNGDSISTVSEPVKPRPNAILVALNKTPQDYILDTLVRIKPSQLEDALLVLPFSYVLKFLKFIDYYISNSYNSNDKRLLVQYLGLLCKNLFFVIKCNYKELISQKNPALKLQITRVKDNLRKALKQNVDDLGFDLQGLRIMKQEWDLKHNLEFVDEYEQRENELKTSKKRIFENIV
- the ZRT2 gene encoding low-affinity Zn(2+) transporter ZRT2 (similar to Saccharomyces cerevisiae YLR130C | ZRT2 | Zinc-Regulated Transporter), with protein sequence MNYELLDTVFTNATAAILEKRDDDDGCVPDNDYDGRDNLRVLALFIILISSAIGSFFPILSSRYSFIRLPDWCFFIAKFFGSGVIVATGFIHLLQPAYDALNTECLGGTFVQYPWAFGICLMSLFTLFLTEIIAHHYIEKSFGNASGHSHFGNLGTKDDSHMAHIHQEDIEEEPEVPEDSGLDNKDVHYQVQNVEKSTSFNDNDSKTSYPDDIENAKGGNGTTTTTEEEDFAAKFFAIFVLEFGILFHSVFIGLSLAVAGDEFITLFIVLVFHQMFEGLGLGTRIAEAEWPHSRRFTPWLLALGFTLTTPIAIGIGIGVRHSFAPNSRKALISNGCFDAISSGILIYTGLVELMAHEFLYSDQFKGKNGLRKMLLAFFIMCWGTGLMALLGKWA
- the USB1 gene encoding phosphoric diester hydrolase (similar to Saccharomyces cerevisiae YLR132C | USB1 | U Six Biogenesis), with protein sequence MNLIKTNYSQEEEEEEYNNRTSTKTKIEPDKVAKPGEPIISTKIQDKYYITPNIDKYLSKNNIMLGNYSSFFFINLRLNLKQRNVINNLLTDLHKTFKNENNPYSKNIKSLAYSDLGAPLPLHLSLTHNIIFENQKYMDDFFSYFKTKYTNNTNCNGFKLQFKNKLIYLPNEDNTKIFICLAVTDEICIKYLKPLQNDISDILSGYTSYINKSFAENTIPHVSIGSIIKTTNEPFNGTGTDIKFPCYELDKNITEQLEINCHEIKATRLRSNITFPLPY